From the genome of Ignavibacteriales bacterium, one region includes:
- a CDS encoding DUF1648 domain-containing protein, with the protein MSNTRYAAIIFIMALILSLTLPVFYYSHLPETVASHFNFKNDADAWMSKKTFFIIQILIILFTSVLIGGFAFLINRLPESFLNLPNKDYWLSKERKDETVILLKKFMLWFGTLTLGFLTIVMQEVYAANIAGINKIKFNLWIYLIIYLTTITFMIIKLISHFNKTDK; encoded by the coding sequence ATGTCAAATACCAGGTATGCCGCAATTATTTTTATAATGGCATTAATTCTATCTCTTACATTGCCGGTGTTCTATTATTCGCACCTTCCGGAAACAGTTGCATCGCATTTCAATTTCAAGAACGATGCGGATGCCTGGATGAGCAAAAAAACTTTTTTCATTATTCAAATTCTGATCATTCTCTTTACTTCTGTTCTAATCGGTGGATTTGCCTTTCTAATAAACCGTCTCCCAGAATCATTTCTTAATCTTCCTAATAAAGATTATTGGTTGAGCAAAGAACGTAAAGATGAAACTGTAATCTTACTGAAGAAATTCATGCTTTGGTTCGGAACTCTCACATTGGGATTTTTAACTATAGTTATGCAGGAAGTTTATGCGGCAAATATTGCCGGCATAAACAAAATAAAATTCAATCTGTGGATCTATCTAATAATTTATTTAACGACTATTACTTTCATGATTATTAAACTGATTTCGCATTTTAATAAGACGGATAAATAA
- a CDS encoding family 20 glycosylhydrolase, producing the protein MKKLSSIFFLLTILLASFLYSQPKDVISIIPKPVKVKVAEGVFNLTPATKILINEPTDELKKLGELVASSIHNLPGGKSLATAKMNNAIPTSLILLQIKKDILPPEAYSLEIKPEKITITSGGGAGIFYALQSLFQMMPVEPKQKNFSIPCALIEDSPRFKWRGVHLDVCRHIFPVAFIKKYIDILAMYKMNTFHWHLTDDQGWRIEIKKFPKLTEVGSIRKETMGDGKPYGGFYTQDEIREVVAYAQKNFITVVPEIEMPGHALAAITAYPEFSCTGGPFEVGTIWGVYDDVFCAGNDKVFDFLEDVLTEVMDLFPSQYIHIGGDECPKERWKVCPKCQARIKAENLKDEFHLQSYFVQRIEKFVNSKGRKIIGWNEILEGGLAPNAAVMSWQGVAGGIAAARSGHNVVMSPGAYCYFDHYQGLSGEPKAFGGYTNLEKVYSYEPIPDSLNNEESKFVLGAQANLWTEYIETTDQVEYMLLPRLLALSEVVWSPKKLRNYNDFSKRIIKHYDILSRKKFNYRVPTPFSENGEMVVSTKQRISMTKPIGESSIYYTKDGTEPTTSSLKYLKPLIISKPALLKAKTFLKNGKTSVTSSVMISFVDSTVNGLNYKYYEGEWSAIPNFESLTPVRTGKIYKISLSDINPREDNFGVALYGYIKIEKTGEYIFYLNSDDGSKLFLNNNELINNDGFHSKKEMSAKVNLPAGKYPVKILYFEGNGDQSLKLEYEGPGISRRTIPASLYFIN; encoded by the coding sequence ATGAAAAAACTATCAAGCATATTTTTCTTATTGACTATTTTGTTGGCATCATTTCTTTACTCCCAACCTAAAGATGTGATTTCCATAATACCAAAACCGGTAAAAGTTAAAGTCGCTGAAGGAGTTTTTAATTTAACTCCTGCTACAAAAATTTTGATAAACGAACCAACAGATGAATTAAAAAAATTAGGCGAACTTGTAGCCTCAAGCATACACAACTTACCAGGCGGGAAATCATTAGCAACTGCAAAAATGAACAACGCAATTCCAACTAGTCTTATCCTTTTGCAAATCAAAAAAGATATTCTTCCTCCTGAAGCATATTCGCTCGAAATTAAACCGGAAAAAATTACAATTACTTCGGGAGGCGGTGCCGGAATTTTTTATGCTCTGCAATCATTATTTCAAATGATGCCGGTTGAGCCGAAACAAAAAAACTTTTCCATTCCATGTGCATTAATTGAAGACTCGCCCCGTTTTAAATGGCGCGGAGTTCATCTTGATGTTTGTCGTCATATTTTTCCCGTTGCTTTCATTAAAAAATATATCGACATACTCGCAATGTATAAGATGAACACTTTTCACTGGCATTTAACTGATGACCAGGGATGGCGAATCGAAATTAAAAAATTTCCTAAGCTTACTGAAGTCGGTTCTATTCGCAAAGAAACAATGGGAGACGGCAAACCTTACGGCGGATTTTATACACAAGACGAGATAAGGGAAGTTGTTGCCTATGCACAAAAAAATTTTATAACTGTTGTACCAGAAATTGAAATGCCTGGACATGCGTTGGCTGCCATTACTGCATACCCCGAATTTTCTTGTACGGGCGGACCTTTTGAGGTAGGAACTATTTGGGGAGTTTACGATGATGTTTTTTGTGCCGGTAATGATAAAGTTTTTGATTTTTTAGAAGATGTTCTAACTGAAGTTATGGATCTATTTCCAAGCCAATATATTCATATTGGCGGAGATGAATGCCCGAAAGAAAGATGGAAAGTCTGCCCAAAGTGTCAGGCTCGCATCAAAGCAGAGAATTTGAAAGATGAATTTCATCTTCAAAGTTATTTTGTTCAGCGTATTGAGAAATTTGTCAACTCAAAAGGAAGAAAAATTATCGGCTGGAATGAAATTCTTGAAGGCGGTCTCGCGCCTAACGCTGCTGTTATGAGTTGGCAAGGCGTTGCTGGAGGAATTGCCGCTGCAAGATCCGGACATAATGTTGTTATGAGTCCTGGTGCGTATTGTTACTTCGATCATTATCAAGGGTTGAGCGGTGAGCCAAAAGCATTCGGCGGCTATACCAATCTGGAAAAAGTCTATTCATACGAGCCGATACCAGATTCTTTGAATAATGAAGAATCAAAATTTGTTCTGGGCGCGCAGGCAAACCTTTGGACAGAGTATATAGAAACGACCGACCAGGTTGAGTATATGCTTCTACCAAGATTGCTCGCTTTAAGCGAGGTAGTGTGGTCACCAAAAAAATTGAGAAACTATAACGACTTCTCCAAAAGAATAATAAAACATTACGATATTCTTTCAAGAAAAAAATTCAACTACCGTGTACCGACTCCATTTTCTGAAAACGGAGAAATGGTTGTTTCAACAAAGCAAAGAATTAGTATGACTAAACCTATCGGAGAATCATCGATTTATTATACTAAGGATGGAACCGAGCCAACAACCTCGTCGTTAAAATATTTAAAACCCTTGATCATCAGTAAACCGGCTCTACTCAAAGCAAAGACATTTCTGAAAAACGGAAAAACCAGCGTCACATCCTCTGTAATGATAAGTTTTGTAGACTCCACTGTGAATGGGCTCAACTATAAATATTATGAGGGTGAATGGTCGGCGATTCCTAACTTTGAATCTTTAACTCCGGTTCGAACCGGAAAAATTTATAAAATTTCTTTAAGCGATATTAATCCTAGAGAAGATAATTTTGGTGTTGCTCTCTATGGATATATAAAGATAGAGAAGACGGGCGAATACATATTTTACTTAAACTCTGATGATGGCAGCAAATTATTTTTAAATAACAATGAATTAATTAATAACGATGGGTTTCACAGCAAAAAAGAAATGAGCGCAAAGGTGAATCTTCCAGCAGGAAAATATCCGGTAAAAATTTTATACTTTGAGGGCAACGGCGATCAATCTTTAAAGTTGGAATATGAAGGTCCGGGAATCAGCAGACGAACGATTCCGGCGAGTTTATATTTCATAAATTAA
- a CDS encoding GH92 family glycosyl hydrolase, producing MIKKIFLILSFIFSITCVAQNKKLISYVDPFIGTGGHGHTYPGATLPFGMMQLSPDTGIEGWDWCSGYHYSDNSIMGFSHTHLSGTGATDYADILFMPTVGNLKFVPGEKGKPGDGYRSRFSHETEIASPGYYSVYLIDYKVKAELTVSMRAGLHKYTFPQSSTANIIIDLKHGLDNDCESKIKFVGMNRVEGMRKSHGWAKEHTVYFVAEFSKPYSIYGTVLDGKMNEGNAETSGTDVKGYVRFATGEGEVIYVRIGISAVSIDGARKNLQKEIPNFDFEGVKQNAEKIWEKELNRIQVEGSDEDQKKIFYTALYHTMLTPNLFIDVDRKYRGMDNKIHTVKSFDYYTVFSLWDTFRAEHPLFTIIDQKRAGDFVKTLLAKYKEGGLLPVWELASNETWCMIGYHAVPVIFDAYMKGIRGFDVKIALEAMKTSAEREQHGQKLYRERGFIPADKENESVSKTLEYSYDDWCIAQFAKEIGEEKDYDKYNQRSLFYKNLFDKSTGFMRGKMSDGSWITPFEPKAVTQQYTEANAYQYNFFVPQDIKGMIDLHGGNENFVKKLDGLFDESEKLEGRFQPDISGLIGQYAHGNEPSHNFAYLYDYAGAPWKTQERVREIMKDLYTPKVDGLCGNDDCGQMSAWYVFSAMGFYPVTPGQNTYAIGSPIFDKVTINLENGNKFIINAQNNSEQNKFIQIASFNGTAYEKSYFTHDQIMKGGEMIFVMSDKPNKAWSNEDQGLFSMRPVDEGVLMPYVSSNGETFYESLKVSLICETPKTKIRYTLDGSEPDFSSPLYEKPITIYHTTTIKAFSYTERDERSFTMSSSFIKSNYPPATYTVPYNERYNGGGSMALTDGRFGTTNFQNGEWQGLEGTDLEAVIDLTKPTSINKLSAGFLNDPNVWIFLPREVVFSVSDDGINFKRVADIVNDIPSTSTELIIKRFSAKVDVTSARYLKILAKNIGICPPWHKGAGSKAWIFADEVIVE from the coding sequence ATGATTAAAAAAATATTTTTAATACTTTCATTCATTTTTTCAATAACATGTGTTGCACAGAATAAAAAACTGATTAGCTACGTTGACCCATTTATCGGCACCGGCGGACACGGACATACATATCCCGGCGCCACGCTCCCATTTGGTATGATGCAGCTTTCACCCGATACCGGAATTGAAGGGTGGGATTGGTGCTCGGGTTATCATTATTCCGATAATTCAATCATGGGTTTTAGCCATACTCACTTGAGCGGAACCGGCGCGACCGACTATGCCGATATTTTATTTATGCCGACTGTCGGCAATTTGAAGTTTGTACCGGGTGAGAAAGGAAAACCGGGAGATGGTTACCGATCAAGGTTTTCACATGAGACCGAAATAGCTTCTCCGGGATATTACAGCGTTTATTTAATTGATTACAAAGTAAAAGCCGAACTCACAGTTTCCATGCGTGCCGGCTTGCATAAATACACATTCCCGCAATCTTCAACTGCGAACATCATTATTGATTTAAAACACGGTCTTGATAATGATTGTGAATCTAAAATAAAATTTGTCGGAATGAATCGTGTTGAAGGAATGCGCAAATCGCACGGATGGGCAAAAGAGCATACAGTTTATTTTGTTGCTGAATTTTCAAAACCGTATTCAATTTACGGAACGGTGTTGGATGGAAAAATGAATGAGGGCAATGCAGAAACTTCCGGTACGGATGTTAAAGGATATGTTCGATTCGCTACCGGAGAAGGAGAAGTAATTTATGTACGGATCGGTATTTCGGCTGTAAGCATAGACGGCGCCAGAAAAAATCTTCAAAAAGAGATTCCTAATTTTGATTTTGAAGGCGTGAAACAAAATGCAGAAAAAATTTGGGAAAAAGAATTAAACCGGATTCAAGTTGAAGGAAGTGATGAAGATCAAAAAAAGATTTTCTATACAGCACTTTATCATACAATGTTGACTCCGAATTTGTTTATCGATGTTGACAGAAAATATAGAGGAATGGACAATAAAATTCATACAGTAAAAAGTTTTGATTATTACACTGTTTTTTCTTTGTGGGATACTTTCCGCGCGGAGCACCCTCTTTTCACAATCATAGATCAAAAACGCGCAGGCGATTTTGTTAAAACTCTTTTAGCAAAATATAAAGAGGGCGGACTGCTTCCTGTTTGGGAACTTGCTTCAAATGAAACTTGGTGCATGATCGGTTATCATGCCGTACCTGTAATCTTTGATGCATACATGAAAGGGATACGCGGATTTGATGTTAAAATCGCTTTGGAAGCAATGAAGACAAGCGCGGAACGTGAACAGCATGGACAAAAATTATACCGCGAACGCGGTTTCATTCCAGCCGATAAAGAGAATGAATCAGTTTCTAAAACACTCGAATATTCTTACGATGATTGGTGCATTGCTCAATTTGCGAAAGAAATCGGCGAAGAAAAAGATTATGATAAATATAATCAACGGTCACTCTTCTATAAAAATTTATTTGATAAATCAACCGGATTTATGCGCGGAAAAATGTCTGACGGTTCCTGGATAACTCCTTTTGAACCCAAGGCGGTTACTCAGCAATACACAGAAGCCAATGCTTATCAATACAACTTCTTTGTTCCGCAAGATATAAAGGGAATGATCGATCTACACGGCGGCAATGAAAATTTTGTGAAGAAACTTGATGGGCTTTTTGATGAATCCGAGAAACTGGAAGGTCGATTTCAACCGGATATCTCCGGATTGATTGGGCAATATGCGCACGGGAACGAACCATCACATAATTTTGCATATCTATATGATTATGCGGGCGCACCATGGAAAACTCAAGAACGCGTGCGCGAAATTATGAAAGATCTGTACACACCTAAAGTTGATGGACTTTGCGGTAACGATGATTGCGGACAGATGTCTGCCTGGTATGTATTTTCTGCAATGGGTTTTTATCCTGTTACTCCGGGTCAGAATACATACGCAATCGGCTCGCCAATTTTTGATAAAGTTACTATCAATCTTGAAAACGGAAATAAATTTATTATTAATGCACAAAATAATTCCGAGCAAAATAAATTCATTCAAATTGCATCGTTCAATGGAACTGCTTATGAAAAATCGTATTTCACACACGACCAGATCATGAAAGGCGGCGAGATGATTTTTGTTATGAGCGACAAACCTAACAAAGCTTGGAGTAACGAAGATCAGGGATTGTTTTCTATGCGTCCTGTTGATGAAGGTGTTTTGATGCCATATGTTTCTTCCAATGGAGAAACATTTTATGAATCTCTTAAAGTAAGTTTGATTTGCGAAACACCAAAAACAAAAATCCGTTATACACTTGATGGAAGTGAGCCCGATTTTAGCTCGCCTCTCTATGAGAAACCGATAACTATTTATCATACAACAACAATAAAAGCGTTTTCATATACAGAAAGAGATGAACGCAGCTTTACAATGTCTTCTTCATTTATAAAGTCAAATTACCCGCCGGCAACTTATACCGTACCCTACAATGAGAGATACAATGGCGGCGGTAGTATGGCATTAACAGACGGACGATTTGGCACTACAAATTTTCAAAATGGCGAGTGGCAGGGATTAGAAGGAACAGATCTGGAAGCAGTTATAGATTTAACAAAACCAACTTCCATTAATAAATTATCTGCTGGATTTTTAAATGATCCAAATGTTTGGATCTTTCTTCCGCGCGAAGTTGTTTTCTCTGTCTCCGATGATGGAATCAATTTTAAACGTGTTGCAGATATTGTGAACGATATTCCAAGCACAAGTACAGAACTGATAATAAAAAGATTTTCGGCAAAGGTTGATGTGACATCCGCACGTTACTTGAAAATTTTGGCAAAGAATATCGGCATTTGCCCGCCTTGGCATAAAGGAGCAGGAAGCAAGGCGTGGATTTTTGCAGACGAAGTTATTGTAGAGTAG
- a CDS encoding alpha-L-fucosidase yields MKKLIIFLLISLITIHAQDFTKETKDQKNARMKWWREARFGLFIHWGLYAVPAGEWNGHTDYGEWIRTSAQIPLDVYDGFVSKFNPVKFNADEWVKMAKDAGMKYIVITSKHHDGFQLFDSKQSNFNVMSTPFKRDILKELAQACRKEGLKMCWYYSIMDWHNPDYLPRREWEKTRSTNGADFNRYFDYMKTQLKELLTNYGDISVLWFDGEWENTWNTKYGRELYNYVRNLQPKIIINNRVGAGRSGMEGFTKDGEFSGDFGTPEQTIPATGLPGVDWETCMTMNDHWGYNKNDKNWKSTKEILQMLADIASKGGNYLLNVGPTAEGVFPNESIKRLKEIGSWMKVNGESIYGTQANPFQKLDWGRCTKKSIGKNTRLYLQVFNWPTDGKLIVPGIFNKVKRTYLLSNSKERLRASRNEDAIVIDVPNEAPDTINTVIVLDVAGKEDISTPPIIENSFDQFVDKIDVRIKSNRENVQIHYTLDGSIPDLNSPVVKDFIQLDDCALVSARSFRNGIPVSGTSQATFTKAFPIEAEDIEKLADGIKYSYYEGDWNKLQDFAKLDSKKIGTLNNFDLSPRLELEHFGFEFIGYVKISKNDVYAFYTDSDDGSNLYIGDKLVVDNDGLHGLSEKKGLIPLAAGYHPIRVSYFNKTGGLDLKVYIEGGGFKKQLVPNEILFYK; encoded by the coding sequence ATGAAAAAGCTGATCATATTTTTACTCATCTCACTAATAACAATACATGCTCAGGACTTCACCAAAGAAACTAAAGATCAAAAAAACGCGCGAATGAAATGGTGGCGGGAAGCCCGTTTCGGCTTATTCATTCATTGGGGTTTATATGCCGTTCCTGCGGGAGAATGGAATGGTCACACTGATTACGGCGAGTGGATCAGAACCTCCGCACAAATACCGCTTGATGTATATGACGGCTTTGTTTCCAAATTCAATCCGGTAAAATTTAATGCCGACGAATGGGTTAAGATGGCAAAAGATGCCGGAATGAAATACATCGTCATCACCTCGAAGCATCACGATGGATTCCAACTCTTCGATTCCAAGCAGTCTAATTTCAATGTGATGTCAACTCCTTTCAAACGTGATATACTGAAAGAGCTTGCTCAAGCTTGCCGCAAGGAAGGATTGAAAATGTGCTGGTATTATTCAATTATGGATTGGCATAATCCTGATTATCTTCCAAGAAGAGAATGGGAGAAGACACGTTCGACTAACGGTGCTGATTTCAACCGCTATTTCGATTATATGAAAACTCAGCTGAAGGAATTACTTACTAACTACGGAGATATTTCTGTTCTATGGTTCGACGGAGAATGGGAAAATACCTGGAATACAAAATATGGTCGTGAGCTTTACAATTATGTTAGAAATCTTCAGCCGAAAATTATTATCAATAACCGTGTCGGTGCCGGAAGAAGCGGTATGGAAGGATTTACAAAAGATGGCGAGTTCAGCGGCGACTTCGGAACCCCGGAACAAACGATACCTGCGACAGGATTGCCCGGTGTTGATTGGGAAACTTGCATGACAATGAATGATCATTGGGGTTATAATAAGAATGACAAAAACTGGAAATCGACAAAAGAAATTTTGCAAATGCTTGCAGATATCGCCTCAAAAGGAGGAAATTATTTATTGAATGTCGGACCAACTGCCGAAGGAGTTTTTCCGAATGAAAGTATTAAACGATTGAAAGAGATCGGTTCGTGGATGAAAGTTAACGGTGAATCAATCTACGGAACACAAGCAAACCCGTTTCAAAAACTTGATTGGGGACGATGTACAAAAAAATCAATCGGGAAAAATACACGGCTTTATCTCCAAGTATTCAATTGGCCAACAGATGGAAAACTTATTGTGCCAGGAATTTTCAACAAGGTTAAACGGACCTATCTTTTATCAAATTCTAAAGAGAGATTAAGAGCATCAAGAAATGAAGACGCAATTGTAATTGACGTTCCCAATGAAGCTCCGGATACAATTAACACAGTAATCGTTTTGGATGTTGCAGGTAAAGAAGATATAAGCACTCCGCCGATAATCGAAAATTCATTCGATCAATTTGTTGATAAAATTGATGTGCGGATTAAATCGAACCGCGAGAATGTGCAAATTCATTACACTCTTGATGGTTCAATTCCGGATTTAAATTCTCCGGTTGTAAAAGATTTTATTCAATTGGACGATTGCGCATTAGTCTCTGCAAGAAGTTTCAGAAACGGAATTCCGGTGAGCGGTACTTCACAGGCAACATTTACAAAAGCATTTCCGATCGAAGCAGAGGATATTGAAAAATTAGCCGATGGAATTAAATATTCCTACTATGAAGGCGATTGGAATAAACTACAAGACTTTGCGAAACTTGATTCAAAAAAAATTGGAACACTTAATAATTTTGATCTTTCTCCGCGCCTTGAACTTGAGCATTTTGGTTTTGAATTTATTGGTTATGTTAAAATATCCAAGAATGATGTTTACGCTTTCTATACTGATTCGGACGACGGAAGCAATTTGTATATCGGCGATAAATTAGTTGTCGATAATGACGGTCTGCACGGTTTAAGTGAGAAGAAAGGATTGATTCCGCTTGCTGCTGGGTATCATCCAATTCGAGTTAGTTATTTTAATAAAACCGGCGGATTAGATTTGAAAGTCTATATTGAAGGCGGCGGGTTTAAGAAGCAATTAGTTCCAAACGAGATTTTGTTTTATAAATAA
- a CDS encoding DUF1080 domain-containing protein, translating to MKRKMFFILFILLSVSINAQSGWKNLFSGKNLDGWKQLNGNAKYSIVNGMLVGETVLGSPNSFLCTTEKFGDFILEFETKVDTNLNSGVQIRSESYPEYQSGRVHGYQVEIDPSARAWSGGIYDEARRLWLYSLERNEPGRKSFRNNQWNKFRVEAIGNLIRVWVNDIPTANIIDNMTPKGFIGLQVHSIGNDKKLEGIKVMWRNIRIMTTNLDKYKSPDKNEILQFNYIPNTLTEREKKDGWALLWDGKTTNGWRGAKLEKFPEKGWEVKNGILSVQASSGGESANGGDIITTGTYKNFELEVDFNLTEGANSGIKYFVDPELNKGPGSAIGCEFQLLDDDKHPDAKLGVKGNRTLSSLYDLIPPVNTRFNGIGLWNRARIVVKGNHVEHWMNNQKVVEYERSTQMWRALVAYSKYKDWPNFGEAKEGYILLQDHGNAVSFRNIKIRVLK from the coding sequence ATGAAACGAAAAATGTTTTTTATTTTATTTATTCTTTTATCAGTTTCGATTAATGCTCAAAGCGGTTGGAAAAATTTATTCAGCGGAAAAAATCTTGATGGATGGAAACAATTAAACGGCAATGCAAAATATTCGATTGTTAATGGTATGCTTGTCGGAGAAACCGTTCTTGGCTCTCCAAATAGTTTTCTCTGCACAACAGAAAAATTCGGCGATTTTATACTCGAATTTGAAACCAAGGTTGATACGAATTTAAATTCCGGCGTTCAGATAAGAAGCGAAAGTTATCCTGAATATCAGAGCGGAAGAGTTCACGGTTATCAGGTTGAGATCGATCCGTCAGCCCGAGCATGGAGCGGTGGAATTTATGATGAAGCCCGCCGACTTTGGCTTTACAGTCTTGAACGAAATGAACCGGGCAGAAAATCATTTAGAAATAATCAATGGAATAAATTCCGCGTTGAAGCTATCGGTAATTTAATTAGAGTTTGGGTTAACGATATTCCAACTGCAAATATAATCGACAACATGACACCGAAAGGGTTTATCGGTCTGCAAGTTCATAGTATTGGCAACGATAAAAAGTTGGAAGGAATAAAAGTGATGTGGAGAAATATCCGCATCATGACAACAAACCTTGATAAATATAAATCACCGGATAAAAATGAAATTCTACAGTTCAATTATATTCCCAATACTTTAACAGAGAGAGAAAAAAAAGATGGATGGGCTTTGCTCTGGGATGGAAAAACAACCAACGGCTGGCGCGGTGCAAAGCTTGAAAAATTTCCCGAGAAAGGTTGGGAAGTAAAGAACGGAATTTTATCTGTCCAAGCTTCATCGGGTGGTGAATCGGCTAACGGTGGCGATATAATAACAACGGGCACTTATAAAAATTTTGAATTGGAAGTTGATTTTAATTTAACTGAAGGAGCAAACAGCGGAATAAAATATTTTGTCGATCCGGAGTTGAATAAAGGTCCGGGCTCTGCCATCGGCTGTGAGTTTCAACTGCTTGACGACGATAAACACCCGGATGCAAAGCTGGGAGTCAAAGGAAACAGAACTCTCTCTTCGCTATATGATTTAATTCCTCCGGTTAACACTCGCTTTAACGGAATCGGTTTATGGAACAGAGCCAGAATAGTTGTAAAAGGAAATCATGTTGAACATTGGATGAACAATCAAAAAGTTGTTGAATATGAACGCAGTACGCAGATGTGGCGCGCACTTGTCGCGTATAGCAAGTATAAGGACTGGCCGAATTTCGGTGAGGCAAAAGAAGGATATATATTATTGCAAGATCACGGTAATGCAGTCTCGTTTAGAAACATCAAGATTAGAGTATTAAAATAA
- a CDS encoding Gfo/Idh/MocA family oxidoreductase — MTTRRDFIKKSALAAAGVTIGGIGLSAKSYGRIKGANDRINFAIIGLHGRAYAHLEGAKMCNNTMVTHVCDVDKRELDKFAIETEKKFNQAPMKEKDFRKILESKDVDAITIATPEHWHAIMAIMALQAGKHVYVEKPSSHNPYEGELLVQAQKKYGKLVQMGNQQRSSPHTIEIMKKIQDGIIGRPYFGKAWYSNTRTSIGVGKVVPVPDYLDWDLWQGPAPRREYKDNIHPYNWHWFWNWGTGETLNNGTHEVDLCRWALGVDYPNRVSASGGRYHFKDDWEFYDTLVTSYEYDDKMITWEGMSCQGKQYYGRGRGATIHGTKGTVLVDRDGYQVFTLDDKKIDEFDLSNKTTTQDLVGMDTMTIQHFQNFINGITMNEKLHSPIDEGNISVTILQLSNIAWKFNRILNLDKNTGHILNDNEAAKYWRRKYEKGWEPKV, encoded by the coding sequence ATGACAACACGAAGAGATTTTATTAAAAAAAGTGCGCTTGCGGCGGCGGGCGTTACAATAGGCGGAATTGGTTTATCCGCAAAAAGTTATGGAAGAATAAAAGGCGCAAACGATAGAATAAATTTTGCCATCATCGGTTTACACGGGCGTGCATATGCTCATCTTGAAGGCGCTAAGATGTGCAATAATACAATGGTCACTCATGTATGTGATGTTGATAAACGCGAACTCGATAAATTTGCGATCGAAACAGAAAAAAAATTCAATCAAGCTCCGATGAAAGAAAAAGATTTTCGCAAAATACTTGAATCGAAAGATGTTGATGCAATTACAATTGCAACACCGGAACATTGGCACGCGATTATGGCGATCATGGCATTGCAAGCGGGAAAACATGTTTACGTTGAAAAGCCGTCCAGCCACAATCCGTATGAAGGTGAGCTGCTGGTTCAAGCACAAAAAAAATATGGTAAACTTGTTCAGATGGGAAATCAGCAAAGGTCTTCCCCGCATACAATCGAGATCATGAAGAAAATTCAAGACGGTATAATCGGCAGACCGTATTTTGGAAAAGCTTGGTACAGCAATACGCGCACTTCTATCGGCGTCGGCAAAGTTGTTCCCGTTCCGGATTATCTTGATTGGGATCTATGGCAAGGTCCTGCACCGCGTAGAGAATATAAAGATAATATTCATCCTTACAATTGGCATTGGTTCTGGAATTGGGGAACCGGAGAAACATTAAATAACGGAACTCACGAAGTTGATCTCTGCCGGTGGGCTCTTGGCGTTGATTATCCAAACCGGGTTTCAGCTTCCGGCGGAAGGTATCATTTCAAAGATGATTGGGAATTTTACGATACACTTGTTACAAGTTACGAATATGACGATAAAATGATCACATGGGAAGGAATGAGCTGCCAAGGAAAACAATATTACGGAAGAGGCAGAGGCGCAACAATTCACGGTACAAAAGGAACTGTCTTGGTTGACCGGGACGGATATCAAGTTTTTACTTTAGATGATAAAAAAATTGATGAGTTCGATTTGTCAAACAAAACTACTACTCAAGATTTAGTTGGTATGGATACAATGACAATCCAGCATTTTCAAAATTTTATAAATGGAATAACTATGAATGAAAAACTTCATTCACCTATTGATGAAGGAAATATAAGCGTAACAATTCTTCAACTATCAAATATTGCTTGGAAGTTTAACCGCATTCTAAATTTAGATAAGAATACCGGTCATATTCTGAATGACAACGAAGCAGCGAAGTATTGGAGACGCAAATATGAAAAAGGCTGGGAACCTAAAGTTTAA